A DNA window from Paenibacillus sp. HWE-109 contains the following coding sequences:
- a CDS encoding MFS transporter yields MLIDQRRSTLALLALAISAFAIGTTEFISVGLLPLIADDLQISVTTAGLTVTLYALGVTIGAPILTSLTSRISRKTLLLIIMLVFIAGNSLAAASHGVVVLLIARIISSLAHGVFMSIGSTIAADLVPENRRASAIAIMFSGLTVATVTGVPLGTLIGQQFGWRVAFMLIVAIGIVALISNLILVPSSGLNKGIRTPFRDQVKLITNGRLLLAFSITAIGYGGTFVVFTYLSPLLHDITGFKEKTVAIILLVYGIAIAIGNIIGGKAANRKPIHALFYMFALQAIVLFVLTFTAPFKIAGLITILLMGLLAFMNVPGLQVYVVMLAERYAPKAKDVASAFNIAAFNAGIAIGAYLGGIVTDTLGLIHTAWVGGAMVLLAVILSGWAKHLDKKETVAH; encoded by the coding sequence ATGTTAATCGATCAAAGACGTAGTACCTTGGCACTCCTTGCGTTAGCGATAAGCGCCTTTGCCATTGGAACAACAGAGTTCATCAGCGTCGGGCTGCTGCCCCTCATTGCTGATGACTTACAAATATCCGTAACAACTGCAGGACTAACTGTCACTTTATATGCTTTGGGCGTAACGATTGGCGCGCCGATTCTCACGTCCCTGACCTCACGGATCTCCCGCAAAACCTTGCTGCTCATCATTATGCTCGTGTTCATTGCAGGAAACAGCTTAGCCGCTGCATCACATGGGGTTGTCGTGCTGCTGATTGCCCGCATCATTTCTTCCCTCGCGCATGGGGTGTTCATGTCGATTGGATCAACCATCGCCGCCGATCTCGTCCCTGAGAACCGCAGAGCCAGCGCGATCGCGATCATGTTCTCCGGGCTGACAGTAGCCACGGTTACAGGCGTTCCGCTGGGCACATTGATAGGCCAACAGTTTGGTTGGCGGGTTGCTTTCATGCTGATCGTTGCCATCGGTATCGTGGCTCTGATCTCCAACCTGATTCTGGTCCCGTCATCCGGTTTAAATAAAGGGATTCGCACTCCATTTCGCGATCAGGTGAAACTGATTACGAACGGGCGGCTCCTGCTCGCCTTTTCCATTACTGCAATTGGGTACGGGGGTACTTTTGTTGTCTTTACTTATTTATCCCCGCTGCTGCACGACATAACCGGATTCAAGGAGAAAACCGTAGCCATCATTCTTCTGGTATACGGAATCGCCATCGCGATTGGCAATATCATAGGTGGAAAAGCAGCAAATCGCAAACCGATTCATGCCCTGTTCTACATGTTCGCTCTGCAAGCTATTGTGCTTTTCGTGCTTACCTTTACGGCGCCTTTCAAAATTGCAGGATTAATTACCATACTGCTCATGGGTTTACTGGCTTTCATGAACGTTCCCGGCTTGCAGGTTTATGTTGTAATGCTGGCTGAACGCTACGCGCCCAAAGCCAAGGATGTCGCTTCTGCTTTTAATATCGCGGCATTCAATGCAGGTATTGCTATTGGAGCTTACCTAGGCGGTATCGTGACTGATACGCTTGGGCTTATTCATACCGCTTGGGTAGGCGGAGCGATGGTGCTTCTGGCTGTCATTTTATCCGGTTGGGCTAAGCATTTAGACAAAAAAGAAACAGTTGCGCATTAA
- a CDS encoding aldo/keto reductase, which yields MTTHLQATTTLANGIQMPWFGLGVFKVEEGAELIEAVKAAVRNGYRSLDTAAIYNNETSVGQGIREALLETKLTREDLFVTSKVWNADLGYEATIAAYETSLKKLGLDYLDLYLIHWPVKGKYKEAWRALETLYKEGRVKAIGVSNFQVHHLEDVLADAEIKPMVNQVEYHPLLNQKAVREFCQRSGIQLEAWSPLMQGQLLDNDVLKAIADQHGKSVAQIILRWDLQNGVVTIPKSTKEHRIIENANVFDFTLTDADMALINGLNLDQRVGPDPDNFDF from the coding sequence ATGACAACACATTTACAAGCAACAACAACCCTTGCTAACGGGATTCAAATGCCTTGGTTCGGCCTGGGCGTATTCAAAGTAGAAGAAGGCGCTGAGCTCATCGAAGCGGTCAAAGCGGCTGTCAGGAATGGCTATCGCAGTCTTGATACAGCGGCCATTTATAACAATGAAACGAGCGTAGGCCAAGGCATACGTGAAGCCCTGTTGGAGACCAAATTGACTAGAGAAGATCTTTTTGTTACTTCAAAAGTATGGAATGCCGACCTCGGATATGAGGCCACAATAGCTGCCTACGAGACCAGTCTCAAGAAGCTAGGACTGGATTATCTTGACTTATATCTCATTCATTGGCCTGTAAAAGGGAAATATAAAGAAGCGTGGCGCGCCCTGGAAACTCTGTACAAAGAGGGCCGTGTGAAGGCGATTGGCGTAAGTAATTTCCAAGTTCATCATCTGGAAGATGTGCTCGCTGATGCCGAAATCAAACCGATGGTGAATCAAGTCGAATATCATCCGCTGCTGAATCAAAAAGCGGTTCGCGAGTTCTGTCAAAGATCCGGCATTCAGCTTGAAGCATGGTCCCCTTTGATGCAGGGTCAGTTGCTGGATAATGATGTGTTGAAAGCCATTGCTGATCAGCATGGGAAATCTGTCGCCCAAATCATTCTGCGCTGGGACCTACAGAACGGTGTCGTCACGATTCCCAAATCAACCAAAGAACATCGCATTATTGAGAATGCCAACGTATTCGACTTCACTCTGACCGATGCGGATATGGCCCTGATTAATGGGTTGAATCTGGATCAACGTGTAGGCCCCGACCCGGACAACTTTGACTTCTAA
- a CDS encoding ArsR/SmtB family transcription factor, with translation MESASTTQLENQVHQQLRDCSQIFLALADPVRQDIIMLLTKHETLNVAQIVERSPMSRSAISHHLKILRQAHLITSNKVATEIYYSLDIEGPVLQLKAFIETTEKIINMKTLEAE, from the coding sequence ATGGAATCTGCCAGTACTACTCAGCTAGAGAACCAAGTTCACCAACAATTAAGAGATTGCAGCCAAATTTTTCTCGCTTTGGCCGATCCGGTCCGGCAGGACATCATCATGCTGCTGACCAAACATGAAACACTGAATGTTGCACAGATCGTAGAACGCTCACCGATGTCCAGATCAGCCATCTCTCACCATCTCAAAATTTTGCGGCAAGCCCATTTAATTACCTCCAACAAAGTAGCCACAGAGATTTACTATAGCTTGGATATTGAAGGACCTGTGCTGCAGCTGAAAGCTTTTATAGAAACGACCGAAAAAATCATCAACATGAAGACTCTTGAGGCTGAGTAA
- a CDS encoding mediterrocin family bacteriocin has product MKKIKATALITSALVLGTALASVSASAATLSDSKNGASYFTSAWALEKQVPGTTPGKMYYGFNKFAIDEDFTHTIHDANGHTAIVTRGASNSSSAAGNAGKWAKIEVTHNNVSVQYSMIY; this is encoded by the coding sequence ATGAAAAAGATTAAAGCAACAGCTCTTATTACATCCGCATTGGTATTGGGAACGGCATTAGCATCTGTATCAGCATCTGCTGCAACATTATCAGATTCTAAAAATGGCGCATCATATTTCACTAGTGCATGGGCACTTGAAAAACAAGTTCCTGGTACTACACCCGGGAAAATGTATTACGGATTTAACAAATTCGCGATTGATGAAGATTTTACTCATACAATTCATGACGCTAACGGCCATACTGCCATAGTTACTAGAGGGGCAAGCAACTCTAGCTCTGCAGCTGGAAATGCAGGGAAATGGGCTAAAATCGAAGTTACGCATAATAATGTTTCTGTTCAATATTCAATGATCTATTAA
- a CDS encoding ABC transporter ATP-binding protein, translating into MIEINTVSKSFEGNVIFSNLELKIDNGEFVIFSGASGCGKTTLLNMIGAIEPIDSGEILVDGLNIHKRKYQLQYFKYKIGLLFQNFALVEHKTVKENLKLVRKESQSGVSIEQALEMVGISDKLNSKVYTLSGGEQQRVALARLMVKKCNIILADEPTGSLDKKNAEAVLDIIKQLHNQGKTIIMVTHDEDMKKKGERIINL; encoded by the coding sequence ATGATAGAGATAAATACAGTATCGAAGTCTTTTGAGGGTAACGTTATATTTTCTAACTTGGAGCTGAAAATTGATAATGGTGAGTTCGTTATTTTCTCTGGCGCTAGTGGATGCGGGAAAACTACTCTTCTTAATATGATTGGAGCTATTGAACCAATTGACAGCGGAGAAATTCTCGTTGATGGTCTCAATATCCATAAAAGAAAATACCAACTACAGTATTTTAAATATAAAATCGGTCTTCTTTTTCAGAACTTTGCACTCGTCGAGCATAAGACAGTGAAAGAAAATTTAAAACTTGTTCGTAAAGAAAGTCAATCTGGAGTTTCCATTGAACAGGCTTTGGAAATGGTTGGCATATCGGACAAGTTGAATAGTAAAGTGTATACATTGTCTGGAGGCGAACAACAGCGAGTTGCACTGGCAAGATTAATGGTAAAAAAGTGTAATATTATACTAGCAGATGAACCAACAGGATCACTTGACAAAAAGAATGCAGAGGCCGTGCTTGACATTATTAAGCAGCTGCACAACCAAGGGAAAACAATTATCATGGTCACCCATGACGAAGATATGAAAAAGAAAGGGGAACGGATCATCAACTTATGA
- a CDS encoding GyrI-like domain-containing protein: MTTYTINKPAIQLTGVSVRTTNAEEMGPNGRLPQLWESYFGSQIAAQLSTNNSNLIYALYTDYESDATGAYTVIIGHETAEGTMQGEPTFTSALVPESKFLVFTSEKGPVYEVVGQAWAGIWAYFQESEEVRTFTGDYELYDSRNFDPTNTQVQIYIAIK, from the coding sequence ATGACAACATACACGATCAATAAACCAGCGATACAACTTACAGGTGTTAGTGTTCGCACGACCAATGCAGAAGAAATGGGACCGAACGGGCGGCTCCCGCAGCTGTGGGAATCCTATTTCGGAAGTCAGATTGCTGCTCAACTATCAACAAATAATAGCAACCTAATTTATGCGCTCTACACGGATTATGAAAGTGATGCCACAGGCGCGTATACAGTTATTATCGGACACGAAACTGCCGAAGGCACGATGCAGGGAGAACCTACTTTCACAAGTGCGCTTGTGCCGGAGAGCAAATTTCTCGTATTTACATCGGAAAAAGGACCCGTTTATGAGGTTGTTGGGCAAGCATGGGCCGGTATTTGGGCCTATTTTCAGGAATCAGAGGAAGTAAGGACATTTACGGGTGATTACGAGCTGTATGATTCCCGCAATTTTGACCCAACGAATACGCAAGTGCAGATTTATATTGCTATCAAATAG
- a CDS encoding helix-turn-helix transcriptional regulator, whose amino-acid sequence MKIDRLLAMTVLLLNRGRVSAKELADRFEVSTKTIYRDMETLNQSGIPIVAHQGISGGFEIMEPYAMARQFLTLSEIDAMVAAVKGIHTAVDDRMLGTLLDKVQALLSKADHAQMEQKGPGIVFDFNPWGQGPAAREKVNQLRLAIAKTTRVSITYLNMNGTESERVLEPAALILKGHLWYLQAYCTLRSEFRVFRLSRIQNLLMLDQPFVPRQVPSLDSYTWDTEWSKHKQLDAVLTFEHQVRHRVGDSFHPDQITVREDGTIQVKGQFVEDEWFYGMLLSYGEQVTVEEPAHVAEELVSRAYKIIGRYAKLDR is encoded by the coding sequence ATGAAAATCGATCGCTTGCTCGCGATGACGGTTCTGCTGCTGAATCGCGGACGCGTTAGCGCGAAGGAACTGGCCGATCGCTTCGAGGTTTCCACGAAGACGATTTATCGCGATATGGAGACTTTAAATCAATCAGGCATTCCGATTGTGGCGCATCAAGGAATCTCCGGCGGGTTTGAGATCATGGAGCCTTACGCAATGGCTAGGCAATTCCTGACCTTGAGCGAAATAGATGCGATGGTCGCTGCGGTGAAAGGGATCCACACAGCCGTGGATGATCGAATGCTAGGTACGCTGCTGGATAAGGTACAAGCGCTGCTCAGCAAAGCGGATCATGCGCAAATGGAGCAGAAGGGACCTGGGATTGTTTTCGATTTCAACCCTTGGGGGCAAGGGCCTGCGGCAAGAGAGAAAGTAAATCAACTCAGGCTCGCCATCGCCAAGACAACAAGGGTCAGCATCACCTATTTAAATATGAATGGCACTGAGAGTGAAAGGGTCCTTGAACCCGCGGCTCTCATTCTCAAAGGCCATCTCTGGTACCTACAGGCCTATTGCACACTGAGAAGTGAATTTCGAGTGTTCCGCTTATCGCGTATTCAGAATTTGCTGATGCTCGATCAGCCGTTCGTGCCTCGGCAAGTACCATCGCTAGACAGCTATACCTGGGATACGGAGTGGTCAAAGCATAAGCAGCTGGATGCAGTGCTTACATTCGAGCATCAAGTGCGGCACCGTGTCGGCGATTCCTTTCATCCGGACCAAATCACGGTACGCGAGGATGGCACTATACAAGTGAAAGGCCAATTCGTGGAGGACGAGTGGTTTTATGGCATGCTTCTCAGTTACGGCGAACAAGTCACGGTTGAAGAGCCTGCTCATGTTGCCGAGGAATTAGTAAGCCGTGCTTATAAAATAATTGGACGCTACGCCAAACTGGACAGATAG
- a CDS encoding SDR family oxidoreductase, producing the protein MKALFIGGTGTISSAITRQLVEQGCELYLLNRGTRNVDLPAGAKILQADINDEAKVASLILDLKFDVVADFIAYEPAQLERDYRLFKDKTKQFLFISSASAYQTPLSDYRITEGTPLSNPYWAYSRNKIACEDYLIKQYREHGFPITIVRPSHTYDDRSIPLGVHGSNGSWQVAKRMLANKPVIIHGDGTSLWTMTHNTDFAKGFIGLMGNLHAIGESVHITSDETLTWNQIYEAIADALGVELKAVHVSSDFLAACSPQDYRGGLLGDKANSVVFDNAKLKRLVPDFTATTRFDQGIQMAIANILAHPELQKEDPEFNSWCDKVIRVMDAALLQMKE; encoded by the coding sequence ATGAAAGCGCTATTTATTGGAGGAACAGGGACCATTAGCTCGGCCATTACCAGACAATTAGTAGAACAAGGATGCGAGTTGTATCTCCTGAACCGAGGTACGAGGAATGTGGATTTACCGGCAGGTGCTAAGATTCTTCAAGCGGATATTAATGATGAAGCAAAGGTAGCTAGTTTAATCCTTGATTTGAAGTTTGATGTTGTGGCTGACTTCATCGCTTATGAACCTGCGCAGTTGGAGCGGGATTATCGGTTATTTAAAGATAAAACGAAACAATTTCTATTCATAAGCTCCGCTTCCGCCTATCAAACGCCTTTGTCTGATTATCGGATTACGGAGGGAACGCCATTATCCAACCCGTATTGGGCCTATTCCAGAAATAAAATCGCCTGTGAAGACTATTTAATCAAGCAATATCGCGAACACGGCTTCCCGATTACGATCGTAAGGCCGAGTCATACCTATGATGATCGATCGATTCCACTTGGCGTGCACGGCAGTAACGGAAGCTGGCAGGTCGCGAAGCGGATGCTGGCTAATAAGCCGGTGATCATTCATGGAGACGGAACCTCGCTGTGGACCATGACGCATAATACCGACTTTGCCAAAGGTTTTATTGGACTCATGGGCAATCTTCATGCAATTGGAGAGTCGGTTCATATTACTTCCGATGAGACGTTGACCTGGAATCAAATTTATGAGGCCATCGCGGATGCTCTCGGTGTCGAGCTGAAGGCTGTACATGTGTCATCGGACTTCCTGGCGGCATGCAGCCCACAGGATTATAGAGGTGGATTGCTGGGCGACAAGGCTAATTCCGTCGTTTTTGATAATGCGAAGCTGAAAAGGCTTGTGCCTGACTTCACGGCTACAACGCGCTTCGACCAAGGCATTCAGATGGCGATTGCCAACATCCTCGCTCATCCTGAATTGCAGAAAGAGGACCCTGAATTCAACAGTTGGTGCGATAAAGTAATTCGGGTTATGGACGCAGCCTTGCTGCAGATGAAGGAATAA
- a CDS encoding NAD(P)H-dependent oxidoreductase, with the protein MKTLIIYTHPNHQSLSYAFLQKVIQGSSENPHIEEVKVLDLYEEQFDPILVFNKEKRRRDMHADPRLAEYRTQLLWADKIVLVYPIWWGRPPAMLLGYIDQMFASGFAYRDKGGLLPEGLLKGRSVVCISTMKGPALYPLYWLNNAHKVLMRKALFNYVGIKKVKFFEFGNMESPKGKQAAKLDRIYRYFRALQS; encoded by the coding sequence ATGAAAACGTTAATTATTTATACACATCCGAATCATCAAAGTTTAAGCTATGCTTTTTTGCAGAAAGTCATTCAGGGAAGCAGTGAGAATCCTCATATAGAAGAAGTAAAAGTGCTGGATTTATATGAGGAGCAGTTTGATCCGATCCTGGTTTTTAACAAAGAGAAACGCAGAAGGGATATGCATGCCGATCCGAGACTCGCCGAATATCGTACTCAACTTCTGTGGGCTGATAAAATAGTGCTGGTCTACCCGATCTGGTGGGGACGTCCCCCGGCTATGCTTTTGGGCTACATCGACCAAATGTTTGCTTCGGGCTTCGCATACCGGGATAAGGGCGGACTCCTGCCGGAAGGGCTCCTCAAGGGGAGATCCGTCGTCTGCATTTCCACCATGAAGGGACCTGCCTTATACCCGCTGTACTGGCTGAATAATGCGCATAAAGTACTGATGAGGAAAGCCTTATTTAATTATGTCGGGATCAAAAAAGTAAAGTTTTTCGAGTTTGGCAACATGGAAAGTCCCAAGGGGAAACAGGCAGCGAAGTTGGATCGGATTTATCGCTATTTTAGAGCGCTGCAAAGCTGA
- a CDS encoding MarR family winged helix-turn-helix transcriptional regulator: MDQKTIFYKFVSFIAAVHEVKHEFTKDVKLDEITPVQYAILEYLAVSQPVTLSQISDCMHMSMPNTSRELKKLTEKHLCEKTADPGDQRKQFIRLSDNGQATMDAAFKGLEARFLQRVQHASAEDLAAIEHALDVLSANVFYPPKA; the protein is encoded by the coding sequence TTGGACCAAAAGACAATTTTCTATAAATTTGTTTCCTTTATCGCAGCTGTCCATGAAGTTAAGCATGAATTCACCAAAGACGTTAAGCTGGATGAAATTACACCTGTTCAATATGCCATTCTTGAATATCTGGCGGTAAGCCAGCCTGTTACTTTAAGCCAAATCAGCGACTGTATGCATATGTCCATGCCGAATACGAGCCGTGAACTCAAGAAACTAACCGAGAAACACCTGTGCGAAAAGACGGCGGATCCGGGTGATCAGCGCAAGCAGTTCATTCGTCTTTCAGACAACGGGCAAGCTACGATGGATGCAGCCTTCAAAGGATTGGAAGCCCGCTTCTTGCAGCGGGTTCAACATGCGTCCGCGGAGGATCTGGCAGCCATTGAGCATGCGCTGGATGTGCTTTCCGCGAATGTATTTTATCCGCCTAAAGCGTAG
- a CDS encoding S-layer homology domain-containing protein: MKPLKLILTFTIALSVALTSLTIAPIGAFAEQSSIVLSDIPTISPGGTVTITGTSTNSEVIIKVIRPTGGILFFDIVKVTNGKFSDTFVLGSSELPGTYQVVTGQADTVASKDLVVKAPAGAGGGSIGGGGGGGQAANTVTPANVQIHASAITSNKVTGPDGKVTTAVSIDNKFLSDAFVQLKEQGKPEQTPIIGIKIGNIDANGTTNVSLPASVLIEGMKNSNAVIRIYSDKESYFLPLNVLNFDEIARSLGTDSSKVTFHVNISVAGNDLEKQIQESAGKKGASSLGHSVDFSIVAEGNGQTKELKDFGTNYVNRSISYTGTVDPKTSTGVLYDPTEQEISFVPSVFGENAEGKQQVTIKRNGNSIYGVVTSSKTFNDVKSHWAKSDIELLASKLVVSGATDSDFAPDHAITRAEFATLLVRALALTADASAASFKDVQATDWYAGSIGAAVKSKLVSGYEDGTFQPNAQITREQMAVMVAKALSAAGLTVDSQPELLNKFTDNSQISDWAKASVSQSVKAGIISGMTDTTFVASANASRAQAAVMLKRLLQYAKFIN; this comes from the coding sequence GTGAAACCACTAAAGCTTATTTTAACTTTTACAATCGCTTTATCTGTAGCGTTAACGAGTTTAACCATAGCTCCTATTGGGGCATTCGCAGAACAATCATCAATCGTGCTGTCGGATATCCCAACTATTAGTCCAGGTGGAACCGTAACGATTACGGGGACTTCCACAAACTCCGAGGTTATTATCAAGGTTATTAGACCAACGGGCGGCATCCTATTTTTTGATATTGTAAAAGTTACCAATGGGAAGTTCTCGGATACGTTTGTTTTGGGAAGCAGTGAGTTACCCGGAACGTATCAAGTAGTCACTGGACAAGCCGATACAGTAGCGTCTAAGGATCTTGTTGTTAAAGCACCAGCCGGAGCCGGAGGCGGCAGTATTGGTGGTGGCGGAGGCGGCGGTCAAGCCGCCAACACCGTGACCCCAGCCAACGTCCAAATCCATGCTAGCGCCATCACTTCCAACAAAGTGACAGGCCCAGATGGCAAAGTGACAACGGCTGTCTCCATTGACAATAAATTTCTGAGCGATGCTTTCGTTCAGCTCAAAGAGCAAGGCAAGCCAGAACAAACACCTATTATTGGGATTAAAATAGGCAATATCGATGCTAATGGCACTACCAATGTTTCCCTTCCCGCCTCAGTTTTGATCGAAGGCATGAAGAATTCAAATGCTGTAATTCGCATCTATTCCGATAAGGAGTCGTACTTCTTACCCCTTAATGTGCTGAATTTTGATGAAATTGCACGTTCGCTAGGGACAGACAGCTCCAAAGTAACGTTTCATGTGAATATTAGCGTTGCTGGCAATGATCTTGAGAAGCAAATTCAAGAGAGTGCCGGTAAAAAAGGAGCGTCCAGCCTGGGCCACTCTGTTGATTTCAGCATCGTTGCCGAAGGAAATGGCCAAACCAAAGAGTTGAAGGATTTCGGAACGAATTATGTGAATCGCAGCATCAGCTATACAGGTACTGTAGATCCTAAGACGTCCACAGGTGTCCTCTATGATCCAACCGAACAAGAAATTTCCTTCGTACCAAGTGTGTTCGGGGAAAATGCGGAAGGCAAACAACAAGTAACGATTAAAAGGAATGGTAACAGCATCTATGGTGTTGTTACATCCAGCAAAACGTTCAATGATGTTAAAAGCCATTGGGCCAAATCCGACATTGAACTGCTAGCTTCCAAGTTGGTCGTTAGCGGTGCAACCGATTCGGACTTTGCTCCAGACCATGCGATTACGCGTGCTGAGTTTGCAACACTGCTGGTGCGTGCGTTGGCTTTGACCGCTGATGCCTCTGCGGCTTCGTTCAAGGACGTCCAAGCAACAGATTGGTATGCCGGTTCCATTGGTGCGGCTGTGAAGAGTAAGCTGGTAAGCGGCTATGAAGATGGCACGTTCCAACCGAATGCACAGATTACCCGTGAGCAAATGGCTGTCATGGTAGCCAAAGCGCTAAGCGCTGCTGGCCTAACCGTGGATAGCCAACCGGAGCTGTTAAACAAGTTTACCGACAACTCGCAAATCAGCGATTGGGCGAAAGCCTCGGTTTCGCAGTCTGTGAAAGCCGGGATTATCTCGGGGATGACGGACACGACGTTCGTAGCTTCGGCTAATGCTAGTCGTGCTCAAGCTGCTGTTATGCTCAAAAGATTGCTGCAATATGCGAAGTTTATCAACTAG